The Terriglobus sp. TAA 43 sequence TTCGATGAGGTGTGCATCCATCCCACGCGGTCATTGAAGCCCTGATAGATGAAGATCTGTCCCCATGTAACAGCGCCGTACGCGTTCAGGCCCTCTTCGCTTTGCATCTGCAATTCGCTGCGGAAGAAGAATGATGTGTGCGGATTGATGAGCAGGAGCGCGTGATGGTTCGCAGTGTTCGCGGGGGCAATGGCTGCGCCGTTTGATCCGCCAGGCTCCACATCGCGATTCACTTGTGCAAGCTGTGCGACAACAGCATTATGCGTATCGATGCGGCCTTGTTTCGTCGCAGAGGAAGCCCCGTAGAAGTCTTCCAGCGATTTCAGGTTCACACGCTCAATGTCGCCGCCGATAGAGCCTTCGGTGAAGCTGAGGGCCATCCACGGTTCGAAGTGTGTCAGCGCACGTGGCTTTATGTTGGGATGTTTTGCCAAGTAGAAGTTTGCGCCGTCAGCCCACGCTTCCATCAATGCTTTCAGCCAGTCAGGACTTTCGTTGAAGTCGCGCTTGAGAACGGCGGGATCAATGAAGAGTTGCTGACGAAGGTCTTGCCATAACTTCGATTCGCCGTCGGCTTCGCTCACGCGGCCGAGCGAGACGAGATAGTTCGTCTCAACGCGATTGAAGTCGTCTTCACACTGGGTGTAGATCATGCCGAATACGGCATCGGCATCGGTCTTGCCTTTGACGTGTGCAATGCCCCAGGTGTCGCGTGTGATGGTGATCGCGTGTGAGTGCGCGGCCCAGCGCTGCTGTTCCGAGAGGCGGTAGTCTACGGCTCCCTTTTGCGCAAAGGCGAACGATGCGGTGAGGGCAAAGGCGGCAAGAATGAGACGCTTCACGACGGACCTCAAAGGTTATGACTGTGCTTTGACGATAGCACCGTGGAATCCGCTCCTTCAGGAGGTGTACGGACCAAAGCTTGCGGCTACGGTGTCACTTTCGTCCATGTTGGAAACGATGTGCACTGCGAAGGTGTCTCCGCCGGGTTCCACGCGGATCACGATGTGACCGGTCCGCGATTTGAGGTCTTCTGTCTTCTTGTTGGCGATACGGTTTTCCTGTTTGACGACGGTTGCGAAGACGTCTCGATTCTTGGGATAGATGGCCTTGGAGTAGAGCGTGTTCAGCACGTTGACGGTGGGATGTGCGGAGTCCCACGAGGGGATGACAAACACTTGCGGTTGCAGCGCTCGAACATAGCGGTCGCCGTTGGCGTTGAAATAGCCGTGATGATTGGTGACGGCGACACTCACCGGGCCGCACGCCTCTGCCGTAGGAGACTCCGTGTCACGCCATGGATCGCGGCCATAGTTGGTGTCGTTGGTCAGGTCGCCACCCGTGTAGTAACCGAACTTGCCATAACGCAGACGAATGGCGCAGGAGCAGGGATTTTCTGCGGGATAGTCTGCAGGTTTCAGCGTCGATAGTTCGGGGGAGAGCTTTCTTGTCTGATCGGCTTTGCCGGTCCAAACTTCGCCGTTGGCAATGAGATTCCGAATCTCAAATGCGGGATAGTCGGATGCTCTGTGCTGCAAGGTGAACTGGTCACTCACGCCGGAGCGAAAACGCTCGACTTTCTTGCCGGCTTTGCTTTGCGTTTGAAGGAAGGCTCGGTAGTTCTTCTGGAAGTCCGCTTCAGCAGGCACGGGATAGGTGTAGTCAGGCCATGCGCGATCTACGAAACGCTGGATGGGAACGATGGCGGCAACGTCGGAGACACCGGTGAGGCGATAGGTTCCGTCGGGTGAAAGCGGGCCGTCCGGAGGAAGATAACCGACATGGTCGCCGTGCAGATGCGTGAGCAGAAAGGTGTCAATGGTGCTTAGGTCAGCGGCTTGAAGTCGCCGTTTTGCGTAGTGGCCAATCCATTCGCCGGGGCGATGTTGGCTAGAGGGCATTGGATCGCTGAGGTATGGCGTGGAACCGTAAATGGCTCCAGCGTCAATCATCATGGTGGTGCCGTCGGGCAGGATCAACAACGCGCTATTGCCACGATTGGTGGCGATGTGATGAATCTCAAGCATGCCCGGCTTCCATGCGGGCAACGTTTGAAACGCAGGTGTTGCGGCGCGAAGGAGATTTGCGGGGATGCTTTCAAGTATGGCAAAGCCAAGTGAGCTGAGCAGAAACTGGCGGCGTGGAAGCATGGGACTAGCATGACGCCTTTTTCGATTCTTTCCTACGGAAGAATTCCCATATGCTGCTAGATTCCCCGTTGCGACAGGATCTTTGCGGGGTCGAGTTGAACGTTGAAACCGGGGCCAGTGGGTAATGCGATGTGTGCGTTTTCAACCGTCATGGGGTTCTTCTCGAAGTGGTAGTAGTGCTGCATCTTGATGGCGAGGTATTCGCCCAGCGGGAAGGTCATAGGGCTCTGGCTGAAGATAGTGTGTGCTGCGGCGCGCAGGCTGTGGCCGTGCGGGATGCAGGGCACATCGTAGAGCGAGCAGACGGTGCCAATCTTGATGAGTTCGGTGATGCCGCCGCACCATTCGGGGTCAGCCTGCACGACAGAGAGCGCATTCTCCTTGAGATAGCGCTGGACCTCCCAACGACCGTAGAAGTGTTCGCCTGCTGCAATTGGGATGGTGGTGCTGCGATGCATCTCTGCGAAGCTGCCAATCTTTTCCGGGTGCGTGACCTCTTCCATCCAACGCACGCGGTAAGGCTCCACGCGGTGCGCCCATTCGAGCGCGTAGGTCTGGTCCCATCCGCTGTAAGTGTCGAACATAAGCTCGGTGTCTTCACCGAGAGTTTCGCGGAGCGTCTTCACCAGTTCGACATTTTTGCGCATGCCTTCCGGCCCTGAGCCGGGGCCATAGGCAATGAACCACTTCTGATAGCGGAAGCCCTGTTTCTGCAGCTCCAGAGCGCGCGTGCGCACTTTGTCGAGTTCCAGGGAACTACCGAGGGCGCTGACGTACATTTCGAGCTTGTCGCGCGAAGGGCCGCCGAGAAGACGGTAGACGGGCACACCATAGACTTTGCCGCGCAGGTCCCACAGCGTGTTGTCGACGGCGGAGATGGCCATCATGTAATAGCCGTCGCGGCTGTGGCGGTCGCTGCGATAGAGCTGATCCCACATGACTTCGCCTGCGAGCGCGTCCTTGCCGATGAGGAAGGGGCGAAGGCGTTCCTGCACCACCATCGCCGGTTCTTTCTCGATGGGGCCGTAGAGTCCTTCGAGTCCGCCAGTCGCGCGGATGCGAAGGTAGATCGCCTCGTACTTCACGGTGGTTTCGCCGCCGGGGTGGTCAACGTAAACGGGTGGGCGCAGGGTCTCGTAGATGTCTTCGGGGTTTACCTGAGCCTGTTTGTTAATGCCCGCCCGCTGCTGGTACTGGCCGTGGAATTCGAGCACGTCGACAGCTTCAATCTTCAGCGGAGCGATGCCCGTGGGACGGTCCGGCTGCATGGCTGCCGCAGCATTGCTCCACGGGGAAGAAGAAATAGCCGCAGCGGCGGACAGGAAGTTGCGACGGTTTAAGAGGACAGGCATGGATTGCGGCTCCGCGGAAGTTTCGCTGCGACGAGAGGTGGCTCGATGTCGGCGTGCGAAGCATATCATTCGCGATGCGAACTAAATCAAGTGATTGTTCGGAGAAAAGAGAAAGGCCCGCATCTCCGGTTGGAGACGCGGGCCTTGTTTTAGAGTGCCTGGTTTAGCGCAGGACGAAGCTGTACATGGTGTCACCTGCTGCGATTACGACGTATTGCAATCCATCCAGTTCGAAGGTGATGGGGCCGTTGGTGGCGGGGCCGCCGAGACCTGCGTGCCACAGGATGGTTCCGTTTGCGGCGTTGAAGGCGACCAGGTTCGATGTGGTGTCTCCTGCGAAGAGCAGGTTGGTGGCTGTCGTCAGGATGCCGGAGCGCGCGCCGGAAGATGGGAAGAGATGCTCCCACTTCGTTTTGCCGGTGCGATAGTCCAGCGCGCGGAGGTAGTTCTTCTGCATGCCGAAGCGGTCGTTACCGGCCCAGCCCTCAGGCTTATCGCTGGTGTCGAAAAGGTAATAGATGCTGGCAGAGTCCGACGCCAGTACGTAGAAGAGGCCGGTCTTCGGGCTGTAGCTGGGCGGGAACCAGTTGGCCGCGCCACCCTGTGCGGGCATCACGATCACGCCGTTGGGCTGGGCCACTTTTTCCGGATTGACGATGGGCTGGCCGTTTTCCTTCACACCGGAGGTCCAGTTCTGCCAGGACCAGGGCGTGGACTTCAGCACTTTGCCGTTGGTGCGGTCGATTAGGAAGTACCAGCCATTGCGGCTGGCCTGTGCCAGGAGCTTGCGCGGCTTGCCATCGACAATACCGTCGATCAGGATGGGCGTCTGCACCGCGTCCCAGTCGTGCGTATCGTGCGGGTTCGGCTGGAAATACCAGACAAGCTTGCCGGTATCCGGGTTCAGCGCGCAGATGGTGCCGGTGTACAGGTTGTCGCCGGGGCGTTTGTTGCCTGCAATGACGGGCTGCGCGTTGCCTGTGCCGAAGTAGTAGAGGTTCAGTTCCGGGTCGTAGGTTCCGGCAACCCACGTCATGCCGCCGCCGTGTGTCATGGCTTCGTCATTGGGCCAGGTTTTGGCTTCGGGCGTGCCGGGCTCGGGATGGGTATAGAAGCGCCACTGGCGTTCGCCGGTGGTGGCATCGTGCGCTTCAATGTAACCGGGAACGTCAAAATCGTCGCCACTGATGCCCACCATCACGTGGTTGCCCACGATCACTGGCGCGACGGAACCGAAGTTGAACTTATCGGGATCGCCAATCGAGGAGTGCCACTTCTCCTTGCCGGTCTTGATGTCGAGTGCGACGAGATTGCAGTCTTCTGTCTCGAAGTAGAAGGTGTCACCCTTCACGGCGCCACCGCGGTTGCCGATGGTTTCGCCGCCCTTGCTGGGCCAGTCGAATTGCCACAGCTGCTTGCCGGTGCGCGCGTCCACGGCCCATGCGTGGCTGGGCACGGTGAAGTACAGCACGCCGTTGATGGACAGTGGTGTGGCACTGATACGGCGTCCGCCGCCGGTGGTGGTGGTGATACGCATGGTCCACGCAAGCTGCAGGTTCTTCACGTTAAGCGGTGTGAGCTTGGTCAACGGGCTGTAGCGGCGGCCGGTGTAGTCGCCGTTGTAGGTGGTCCATTCGCCGCCGTCGAGTGTGCCAACGGTGCCAGAGGGTACGGCCGTCTTTACAGCAGCGTGCACAGGCTTGGTGGCGGCGGGCGTCTGCGCGTGCAACAGCGACGCGGAGGCAAGGAGCATGCTGGTCAGGCAGAGACGCTTCATTGCAGTGTGTCCAGATAGGTGGTCAGGTTGTGCATGTCCGCGTCAGTCAGGCGGTGGACGAGGGCTTCATGTTCCGCGTAAGGATTTTTCACGCTGACTTTGCTGCCAGCGACGATGTTCACGGATTCCACGCTGCCGTCCTGATGCTTCACGGTGGCGGTGAAGTCGTCCATGCTGACGAGCGTGCCGGAGACGTTCTTGCCTGTGGGCGTCTTCACGGTCACTTCCACAGGCGCCTTCTTACCCAGGCCGCCCTGCGGGAAGACGATCTTCTGCTGCAGCGTGGCGGTGCTGTAGCGCTTGCCCACACCTGCAAGATCGCCTGTGACGGAGTGGCACTTCACGCAGCCGCCCTGGCCGTTGAAGTAGGCCTTGCCCGCTTCCAGGTTGCCAGAGGTCAGGCCCTGCGGCTTGTCGTTGTAGCCACTGCGCAGAATCTTGTTGATCTGCGCGGACAGGAACTGCGAAATGTCGCTGGCTTCCTTGTCGCTGTAGTTGAAATTATGCGGTGCGGAGGTCTTCAGAAACGGCGCGAGTTCTTTGCCGCGGAGGTTCTCACGACGATCATGCAGAATCAGGGCGCTGCGGAACATATCTGGCGCTGCATTGGTGCCTTTGGCATCTGCACCGTGGCAACGAGCACAATCTTTGGCCCAGATCTTCGAGCCGCGATCTACGGCGGTGGGTTCCGTGATCGATCGGGGGAACTGTGCTGCGGCCGTCAGCATCACGCCGAGCGGAAGCAATCCCATGCTCCATTGCAAAGCTTTTCTATATGCGTTTTTCACGCCGGGTAGGACACTCCATTTCGCAGGCAACAGCAAGAAGCCGATATTTCCTGTGCTCTCCTTTATACTTGCTCCCCGTGCAGGGAGGCCAAGTATGAATCGTCGCGAACCAATGAGGGCCGGTAATTTCGCGCCCGGTGCGCCATCGTGGCGTTTTTCTTCCATGCTCTGGAATCTGAACCGCAAGGTTCCCATGGAACAACGGTTGGAGATGCTGGCCGCTGCTGGATACACGGGCGCGGAACTGGTGGATGAGTGGCGTAGCTGGTCGCCGCAGGAGATGCGCAGCATTGTGGCCAAGCGCCATGCTGTTGGTATCGACTTTGACCTGATCTTTCCGGCAAAGGTGAGTCTTACCGAAACCGACAAGCGCGATCTGCTGCGCGCGCAGGTGAAGGAAGCAATTCCAGTGGCGCAGGAACTGGGAACGTCGCATTTTTCGTTCAGCTCCGGACCACATATTCCAGGGGCAACGCGTGAGCAGGAGTGGGCTGCGATTTCCGATGGATTGAAGATTGCTGCGGACGCGTTGGGCGATGCGAAGGTTACGATTCTGCTGGAACCGATTGATGTGTTGGAAAACGCAAAGCTGGCGATCAACTCGGCGTTCGACGGGTTTGCGCTTGTGCGCGCGTTGAATGATCCACGGATCAAAGTGTTGTACGACCTGTACCATGAGCAGCGCGGCACCGGAAACGTGATTGAGACGCTGCGGAAGAACATTGACCTCACAGCGACGGTGCATATTGCCGATGTTCCGGGGCGGCATCGTCCAGGGACTGGGGAGATGAACTACGCCAATATCTACCGTGAGCTTGCGCGTTTGAACTACAGCGGTTACATCTGCATGGAGTTCTATCCGCTGAGCGACACCACGGCTGAACTGAAGGCTGCACGCGAGGAAGCGCTCGCGGCCGCACGAACCGCATAAGCACCACACACGTACCGAATGACGGAGACACGATGAACCGCCGCGATTTTCATAAGCTTTCTTTTGGCGCTGCTGCCGCAACCATGTTGCCTTCTGCCAACCTGTTTGCGGAGCCAGCCAACACCGTTGCCGCCAATGGTGGTCACAAATTCTCCGTAATGCTGTGGACGATGGACAAGACTCTATCGTTTGAACAGAAGCTGCAGCGCGTGGCGGAAGCTGGCTATACCGGCGCGGAAGTGGGTAACGAATACGAGAAGTGGACCCCTGAAGAGTGGAAGACGGCTCTTGCTGCCAAGGAAAAGTACGGCATCACGATTGACTCGGCTGTGCCGGGGCGCAATGCGCTGTCCGATTCCTCGAAGCGTGATGCGTTGACAGAGGACATTAAGAAGGCCATTCCTGGCGCAAAGCAGTTGGGCTGCAACCAGTTCATCTACACGGCATACACGCGCGTGCCATCGCAGACTCCGGAACAGCGCCGCGATGCGATTGTGGACACGTTGAAGTATGCCGCGGATCTATGCGCGAAGGACGATATCGAGATCGTCCTGGAGCCGATCGATCTGCTGGAATACAAGATGGAAGCGGTGCCCAGCGTGGCAGATGCGTTTGAGATCACGCGTCTTGTCGGCAGCCCCAAGGTGAAGGTGTTGTACGACTTCTACCATGAACAGAAACAGGCCGGAAACCTGATTGAGAAGCTGACCAAGAATGTGGATCAGGTGGGTCTGGTTCACATTGCCGATGTGCCGGGACGCCATGAGCCGGGTACTGGCGAAGTCTTCTACACGAACATTTACAAGGAACTGGCGCGGTTGAAGTATGACCGTTACATTTGCATGGAGTTCACGCCGTCCGCTGGCCATGAGTGGGTGCCGACGCTGCGCAAGGCACGCGAAGAGGCGATTGCGGCGATGAAGCAGGCGTGATTCTTTTCCAGTGAAATGAGGGCACAGCTTCTGCTGTGCCCTTTGTATTTTCTGCGAATGCTTAAGCGACGTCTTCGCGAGAAGAATTGGCCGTTCCTGAAGAGGCGCTGGAAGCCTTCGTGATGGGGGTGGGGCGATCGGTCCAGGCCTTCCACGATGTATCGCCCTGCGCTACGCTGCCGCCGTGGAATTTCGCCGGATACGACATCATGGCGATGTAAATGTCTGTGAACTGACGCTTGGCGCAACGGGTGCAACGCACTGGATAGCGAAGCATCAGCACCTCAAACAAATCCACGAAACGCAGGCGCGAACGCCGAAACTGCGAATTGCCGCAGAATGGGCAGGCCACCTCGCCCTGCTTCAGCTCTACGGTCGGGCGGTCGTTGTAGGGCTGCACCAGGTGACGGTAATTGTTGGGTTCAACCGTCGTGACTCCGATATCTTCCTGCTTTTGCGGAATTCCCATGCGTTCCTTCACGGTAAGGGCAGTCAGGCCGATCCGCAATGAAAATACAGAAAAGCTTTCATGTGGGGGAAAGATGTGTAGCCATGTAGCATTTTCCCTATGCTCAATCGACGTCGTTTTCTGCAGGCTGGATCATTGGTTGCTGTCACAGGTGGTGCTTGTGTTTCATTCGCCGCTGCCGCGAAAGTCTCTTCGCCCTTGCAACAAGTGCTGCGCCAACCGGACATGGTTCGCGCGCAAGTCAAAGATGAGAAGACGTTTGTCGATCTGCAAAAGAGCGGGAATCGTTGGACAACAGCGGGCCTTGAGCTTGAGGTAGCGGATCACGCGGAAGCGTTGGACATCACGCTGCATGCGCCGCAGATGCCGGTGCAGCGGATTCATCTGCGTTGGCAGGGAAAGATATCAGAAGAAGTAAAGGTACTGGGCGACGCGTGGGAACGTTCTTACGGCGACCTAGCGTGGCTGCCGCTGCAACCCGAGCGAGTTCTGCCGTGGTATCTGCTGGCTTCACATGCTGGAGTGACGGCCGGTGTAGGTGTGAAGACCGGGTGTTCCGCACTCGCTTTCTGGCAGGTGGACAGCGAAGGTATTTCGCTGTGGCTTGATGTGCGTAATGGCGGTAATGGTGTGGTGTTGGCCGATCGCGTAGTTGCATTGGCGTCTGTGGTTGCCCTTGCACCAACGCAGCAGAGTCCATGGCTTGCAACGAAAAGCTTATGCCGAAAGATGGCCGCAGGGGTCACGATCCCGAACCAGCGAGGCCACTATGCGCTGGATGTTATGTACGGCTCCAACGACTGGTACTACGCCTATGGCAAGAACACTGCAGAGGGAATTCTGCGCGACGCTGACCTGATGCGAGAGATCGCGCCTGTGCATGGAGCCACGCCCTTCTGCATCATTGACGACGGCTATCAGGATGCGGCGCGCTTCCCATCGCTGCAACAGTTGGCAGAGGATATCCATCAACGCGGCGTAGCTCCCGGCATCTGGATTCGCCCGTTGCAGGCGAAGAGTGGCACACGCGAAGAATGGCTGTTGCCCGCGAAGCACTGGCGTCAGTCAACACGCGATCTTGCGTACGACCCAACCGTTCCTGAAGCGCGTGAACAGGTGCTGCATGTGGTGAAGCAGGCACGCGACTGGGGCTTCGACTTCCTGAAACACGACTTCACCACGTATGAGCTGTTGGGTGGATGGGGCAAGGATTTTGGTGCGTCACCAACACGCGAAGGATGGAGCTTCCACGATCGCAGTCGTACGAACGCGGAGATCATTCGCGAACTCTACCAGGACATTCGCAAGACCGCAGACGATGAACGCATCATCCTTGGCTGCAACACCATCGGGCATCTGTCGGTGGGCATCTTTGACGCGTCCCGCACCGGTGATGATACGAGCGGACGCGATTGGGAACGCACGCGTCGCATGGGTGTGAACACGCTCGCGTTCCGTTTGCCACAGGACCGCGTCTTCTATCGAACGGATGCCGATTGCGTGCCGTTTACGCCGGACATCCCATGGCAGCAGACAGAGGCATGGCTACATGCTGTGGCGGCCAGCGGGTCGATTCTTCTGGTGTCGCCTGATCCGCGCAGCATCGACGCGCGCGCAAAAACGGCGATACGCGAGGCCTTCGCACTGGCCGGACAGAGACCACAAGCAGAACCCACGGACTGGACGGATTCGCGCACGCCATTTCATTGGAAGAACAATGGAACGGCAACGATGTATCCCTGGCTGGAGAAGGCAGGAGCATCGCCCTTTCAGGCGTAATGGCTTTGCGGAGATACGCTATTCAGCGTTTGCCTCTGCGGCGCGTCGCTCGCCGGAGAGGCGCGCTTTGGGCGAGTCCTGGAATGGGGTTGCCAAGGCATCGCGGCGCGCCTTCTCCACTAACGCTTCAGGTGACAGTGGCCTGCTGAGATAGAAGCCCTGGAAGAGATCACAACCCAGTTCTCGCAGAATGCGGACGTGGTCCGCATTTTCCACGCCTTCTGCCACAATCTCAAGATTCAGATGGCGTGACATGTGCACGATAGCGCGAACAATGCCGACAGCGGGCGCGTTATCGTGCAGTTTCAACACGAACGAACGATCGATCTTCACTGCGGAGATGGGAAGTTCGCTGAGTCGCGCCAGTGACGAATAGCCAGTGCCGAAGTCGTCGATCGAGAACAGGACGCCTGCTTCCGCCAGTCGCTTCATGCTGTGGATCATGCTGCTGAAGTCGTTCATCAGTGTGGTTTCCGTTAACTCCAGGTGCAGCATCTGGGGCGGCAACTTGTGCCGTTGCAGCGTCTGCAACACCTTCTCTGCAAAGCTCGGCTGCACAAGCTGGCGCGCCGAAACATTGACAGCCAGTTGGAAGGACGGAAGCCCCATGGTTCGCCATTCCGCCATCTGACGGCAGGATTCGTTCAGCACCCAATGGCCCAACGGCAGGATCAGACCACTCTCTTCGGCCACGGGAATGAATACGGCGGGTCCGGTCTTGCGAAGGAACTCGTCTACGCCCCGTATCAGCGCTTCCACACGCGACAGGTGCCCAATGTTGTTGTAGATGGGCTGGTAATAGACCTCGAGCTGATTGGTTGAGAGCGCGTTCCGCAGCGCGACTTCAACCTCCGTGGCGGAGTGGGACTCCACCTCGTTTTGTTCATTTGCCATCACGGCGCATCCGCCGCCCATGCGCTTCGCTTTATAGAGCGCACTGTCAGATCGCTTACGGATGGTGTCCAGTTCCAGGCCATCGTCGGGATACAGTGCGATGCCAATGCTCATGGAGACGGCGATCTCATTGTCGCTGAGCTTCAGTGGCTGCGTGAGCGAACTCAGCAATGCATTTGCGGCTCCCGTAGCACCCCGAGCTGAG is a genomic window containing:
- a CDS encoding c-type cytochrome; translated protein: MGLLPLGVMLTAAAQFPRSITEPTAVDRGSKIWAKDCARCHGADAKGTNAAPDMFRSALILHDRRENLRGKELAPFLKTSAPHNFNYSDKEASDISQFLSAQINKILRSGYNDKPQGLTSGNLEAGKAYFNGQGGCVKCHSVTGDLAGVGKRYSTATLQQKIVFPQGGLGKKAPVEVTVKTPTGKNVSGTLVSMDDFTATVKHQDGSVESVNIVAGSKVSVKNPYAEHEALVHRLTDADMHNLTTYLDTLQ
- a CDS encoding TIM barrel protein yields the protein MNRRDFHKLSFGAAAATMLPSANLFAEPANTVAANGGHKFSVMLWTMDKTLSFEQKLQRVAEAGYTGAEVGNEYEKWTPEEWKTALAAKEKYGITIDSAVPGRNALSDSSKRDALTEDIKKAIPGAKQLGCNQFIYTAYTRVPSQTPEQRRDAIVDTLKYAADLCAKDDIEIVLEPIDLLEYKMEAVPSVADAFEITRLVGSPKVKVLYDFYHEQKQAGNLIEKLTKNVDQVGLVHIADVPGRHEPGTGEVFYTNIYKELARLKYDRYICMEFTPSAGHEWVPTLRKAREEAIAAMKQA
- a CDS encoding ComEC/Rec2 family competence protein, with the translated sequence MLPRRQFLLSSLGFAILESIPANLLRAATPAFQTLPAWKPGMLEIHHIATNRGNSALLILPDGTTMMIDAGAIYGSTPYLSDPMPSSQHRPGEWIGHYAKRRLQAADLSTIDTFLLTHLHGDHVGYLPPDGPLSPDGTYRLTGVSDVAAIVPIQRFVDRAWPDYTYPVPAEADFQKNYRAFLQTQSKAGKKVERFRSGVSDQFTLQHRASDYPAFEIRNLIANGEVWTGKADQTRKLSPELSTLKPADYPAENPCSCAIRLRYGKFGYYTGGDLTNDTNYGRDPWRDTESPTAEACGPVSVAVTNHHGYFNANGDRYVRALQPQVFVIPSWDSAHPTVNVLNTLYSKAIYPKNRDVFATVVKQENRIANKKTEDLKSRTGHIVIRVEPGGDTFAVHIVSNMDESDTVAASFGPYTS
- a CDS encoding enolase C-terminal domain-like protein, which codes for MPVLLNRRNFLSAAAAISSSPWSNAAAAMQPDRPTGIAPLKIEAVDVLEFHGQYQQRAGINKQAQVNPEDIYETLRPPVYVDHPGGETTVKYEAIYLRIRATGGLEGLYGPIEKEPAMVVQERLRPFLIGKDALAGEVMWDQLYRSDRHSRDGYYMMAISAVDNTLWDLRGKVYGVPVYRLLGGPSRDKLEMYVSALGSSLELDKVRTRALELQKQGFRYQKWFIAYGPGSGPEGMRKNVELVKTLRETLGEDTELMFDTYSGWDQTYALEWAHRVEPYRVRWMEEVTHPEKIGSFAEMHRSTTIPIAAGEHFYGRWEVQRYLKENALSVVQADPEWCGGITELIKIGTVCSLYDVPCIPHGHSLRAAAHTIFSQSPMTFPLGEYLAIKMQHYYHFEKNPMTVENAHIALPTGPGFNVQLDPAKILSQRGI
- a CDS encoding acido-empty-quinoprotein group A; this encodes MKRLCLTSMLLASASLLHAQTPAATKPVHAAVKTAVPSGTVGTLDGGEWTTYNGDYTGRRYSPLTKLTPLNVKNLQLAWTMRITTTTGGGRRISATPLSINGVLYFTVPSHAWAVDARTGKQLWQFDWPSKGGETIGNRGGAVKGDTFYFETEDCNLVALDIKTGKEKWHSSIGDPDKFNFGSVAPVIVGNHVMVGISGDDFDVPGYIEAHDATTGERQWRFYTHPEPGTPEAKTWPNDEAMTHGGGMTWVAGTYDPELNLYYFGTGNAQPVIAGNKRPGDNLYTGTICALNPDTGKLVWYFQPNPHDTHDWDAVQTPILIDGIVDGKPRKLLAQASRNGWYFLIDRTNGKVLKSTPWSWQNWTSGVKENGQPIVNPEKVAQPNGVIVMPAQGGAANWFPPSYSPKTGLFYVLASDSASIYYLFDTSDKPEGWAGNDRFGMQKNYLRALDYRTGKTKWEHLFPSSGARSGILTTATNLLFAGDTTSNLVAFNAANGTILWHAGLGGPATNGPITFELDGLQYVVIAAGDTMYSFVLR
- a CDS encoding TIM barrel protein, which gives rise to MNRREPMRAGNFAPGAPSWRFSSMLWNLNRKVPMEQRLEMLAAAGYTGAELVDEWRSWSPQEMRSIVAKRHAVGIDFDLIFPAKVSLTETDKRDLLRAQVKEAIPVAQELGTSHFSFSSGPHIPGATREQEWAAISDGLKIAADALGDAKVTILLEPIDVLENAKLAINSAFDGFALVRALNDPRIKVLYDLYHEQRGTGNVIETLRKNIDLTATVHIADVPGRHRPGTGEMNYANIYRELARLNYSGYICMEFYPLSDTTAELKAAREEALAAARTA